A genomic segment from Vagococcus zengguangii encodes:
- a CDS encoding pseudouridine synthase yields MRLDKMLSHLGYGSRKEVKTILKKHELLVNGQRVKDGKVSIETAQDQVFLDGEPLVYEAFVYYMLHKPKGVISATEDIRDRTVIDLIVPEDYRQGLFPVGRLDKDTTGLLLLTNDGALAHDLLSPKKKVPKRYLALVDGIVTAEDQALFAEGFKIDGEEWVKPSLLEILAIDEVNNRSEIALTIVEGKFHQVKRMMKTVGKTVLELHRESMGGLTLDMELKRGDYRKLTAVEVEILQGKAK; encoded by the coding sequence ATCAGACTAGATAAAATGTTGAGCCATCTAGGTTATGGCAGTCGCAAGGAAGTTAAAACGATATTGAAAAAACACGAGCTATTAGTCAATGGTCAGCGCGTAAAAGATGGTAAAGTAAGCATCGAAACAGCGCAAGATCAGGTGTTTTTAGACGGAGAGCCATTAGTCTATGAAGCGTTTGTGTATTATATGTTGCATAAGCCTAAAGGGGTTATCTCAGCAACCGAAGATATTCGCGATCGTACTGTTATCGACTTAATCGTACCAGAGGACTATCGTCAAGGGCTATTTCCAGTTGGTCGTTTAGATAAAGATACAACCGGCTTATTATTACTAACGAATGACGGTGCCTTGGCGCATGACTTATTGTCACCAAAGAAAAAAGTGCCCAAGCGCTATTTAGCGCTAGTTGACGGTATCGTAACAGCCGAAGACCAAGCGTTGTTTGCCGAAGGGTTCAAAATTGATGGCGAGGAGTGGGTGAAGCCTAGTCTGTTAGAGATTTTAGCGATTGATGAGGTTAATAATCGTTCTGAGATCGCGTTGACGATTGTTGAAGGGAAGTTCCATCAAGTCAAACGAATGATGAAGACGGTTGGGAAAACTGTTTTAGAGTTACACCGTGAATCGATGGGAGGCTTGACGTTAGACATGGAGTTGAAGCGTGGAGACTACCGTAAATTGACAGCAG
- a CDS encoding putative polysaccharide biosynthesis protein, whose translation MDVQEQNYDQLNEESQKKMLRGSAWMTVGSFASRLLGAIYIIPWYLWMGQQAELANNLFTKGYNIYALFLMISTAGIPGAIAKQISKYNSLNEYRVSKELFKRTLMVMGLLGLVSSAFMFFGSPLLANLSGGNKDLIPVMKSLSVAVLIFPVMSAFRGFFQGNQDMMPSALSQIIEQIARVAYILVTAYVIMKVGSGDYVSAVTHATLAAFVGSFFALLLLLWFYKKYMPRLAALEAQSHNEIEIKPNELIKEIVMEAIPFIFVGSAITIFKLIDQMTFERFLGSYTNYTTEQVEKLFTLFSGNPDKLTMITISIATSLAIAGLPLITELYTKQKFQELAKQLSDNIQLFFFVMIPSTVGMVLLSDELNTVFYRSDDLGASLLRQATYVGVVLGFYILVSSILQGIYGNNKAIRFLVIGLLIKLICQFPFIYYLESYGPNLATAVGFLVASGLTIYEIYKMTHFDVALTLRRTLLIIILSLMMLLGAFLVQQLLYFFLSPASKGPAFAIVMIVGLIGGSIYGYLVLKLRLADKLLGSRMAGLRRKLRIR comes from the coding sequence ATGGACGTTCAAGAACAGAACTATGACCAGTTAAACGAAGAGTCTCAGAAGAAAATGCTTCGTGGCTCGGCTTGGATGACAGTCGGCAGTTTTGCTTCCCGGTTATTGGGAGCAATCTATATTATTCCATGGTATTTGTGGATGGGACAGCAAGCCGAATTAGCCAATAATTTATTTACAAAAGGATACAATATTTACGCATTATTTTTAATGATTTCAACAGCAGGGATACCTGGAGCGATTGCCAAACAAATTTCTAAGTATAATTCACTGAATGAGTACCGAGTGAGTAAGGAATTATTTAAACGTACTTTGATGGTTATGGGACTTTTAGGTTTAGTTTCATCGGCCTTTATGTTCTTTGGTTCACCGTTACTTGCGAATCTTTCAGGTGGTAATAAAGACTTAATTCCTGTAATGAAATCGTTAAGTGTGGCTGTGTTGATTTTCCCAGTGATGAGTGCTTTTCGTGGCTTTTTCCAAGGGAATCAAGACATGATGCCATCGGCTTTGTCACAAATTATTGAACAGATTGCGCGTGTCGCTTATATTTTAGTAACGGCTTATGTGATTATGAAAGTCGGTTCGGGTGACTATGTTAGCGCCGTAACGCATGCCACATTAGCTGCGTTTGTCGGTTCGTTTTTTGCCTTGCTACTTTTATTGTGGTTTTACAAAAAATACATGCCGCGTCTAGCTGCACTGGAAGCGCAAAGTCATAACGAAATTGAGATTAAACCAAATGAATTAATTAAAGAAATCGTGATGGAAGCTATTCCGTTTATCTTTGTAGGTTCTGCTATTACGATTTTTAAATTAATTGACCAAATGACGTTTGAACGTTTTTTAGGTAGCTACACCAATTATACAACCGAGCAAGTGGAGAAATTATTTACGTTATTTAGTGGGAATCCGGATAAATTAACGATGATTACTATTTCGATAGCGACCTCATTAGCGATTGCAGGTCTGCCGTTAATTACCGAATTGTACACGAAACAAAAGTTCCAAGAATTAGCTAAACAGTTAAGTGATAATATTCAATTGTTCTTCTTCGTGATGATTCCATCAACCGTTGGCATGGTATTATTATCAGATGAACTGAATACGGTTTTTTATCGTTCGGATGATTTAGGTGCTTCGTTATTAAGACAAGCGACTTATGTTGGCGTGGTGTTAGGTTTCTATATTTTAGTATCGTCAATTTTGCAAGGGATTTATGGCAATAATAAAGCGATTCGTTTCTTAGTTATTGGTTTGTTAATTAAGTTAATTTGCCAATTCCCATTTATTTATTATTTAGAATCATATGGTCCTAACTTAGCAACAGCGGTTGGTTTCTTAGTGGCGAGTGGCTTGACGATTTATGAAATTTACAAAATGACGCATTTTGATGTGGCATTAACTTTAAGACGCACCTTATTGATTATAATTTTGTCATTGATGATGTTGTTGGGAGCCTTTCTGGTTCAACAACTACTTTATTTCTTCTTATCACCGGCTTCAAAAGGCCCAGCATTTGCGATTGTGATGATTGTGGGATTAATCGGCGGTAGTATTTATGGCTATTTAGTCTTAAAACTTCGTCTTGCCGATAAGTTATTAGGTAGTCGTATGGCAGGATTAAGAAGAAAATTAAGAATTAGATAA
- a CDS encoding M42 family metallopeptidase, protein MTERTIELVEKLTNIPSPTGNTKDIIQYLKAHLTHLGYEPTLNRKGSLLVTVPGQNTSQERFITAHVDTLGAMVRAIKPNGRLKLDLIGGFRYNSIEGEYCTIHTQSGQNYTGTILMHQTSVHVYADAGTAERNQANMEVRIDEQVTNADETRALGIEVGDFISFDPRTEITPSGFIKSRHLDDKVSVAILIKFLENLIDDDRELPYTTTFFISNNEEIGYGGNSNISDKVVEYLAVDMGAMGDDQQTDEYTVSICVKDGSGPYHLGLRNHLVELCKQDEIGYKLDIYPFYGSDASAAMRAGADVRHGLLGAGIEASHAFERTHQDSIDATEKLVTAYLFSPMSED, encoded by the coding sequence ATGACTGAACGTACGATTGAATTAGTAGAAAAGTTAACGAATATTCCTTCACCGACTGGTAATACAAAGGACATTATCCAATATTTAAAAGCACACCTAACGCATTTAGGTTATGAACCAACATTGAACCGTAAAGGCAGCTTACTTGTGACAGTTCCTGGACAAAATACATCACAGGAACGTTTCATTACAGCACACGTCGATACTTTAGGTGCCATGGTTCGTGCGATTAAACCGAATGGACGCTTAAAACTAGATTTAATTGGAGGCTTCCGCTATAACTCCATTGAAGGAGAATACTGTACCATCCATACCCAAAGTGGCCAAAACTATACAGGTACTATTTTAATGCACCAAACAAGTGTCCACGTTTATGCTGACGCTGGGACAGCTGAACGTAACCAAGCCAATATGGAAGTCCGTATTGATGAACAAGTCACGAACGCAGACGAAACACGTGCATTAGGTATCGAAGTAGGCGACTTTATCAGTTTCGACCCACGAACTGAAATTACACCGAGTGGCTTTATTAAATCACGCCACTTAGATGACAAAGTGAGCGTGGCGATTTTAATTAAATTCCTGGAAAACTTAATTGACGATGACCGTGAATTACCTTACACAACCACTTTCTTCATCTCAAACAACGAAGAAATCGGCTATGGCGGTAACTCAAACATCTCAGACAAAGTGGTTGAATACTTGGCAGTCGATATGGGCGCGATGGGTGATGACCAACAAACCGATGAATACACCGTGTCAATTTGTGTCAAAGACGGTAGTGGTCCGTATCATCTAGGCTTACGTAATCACTTAGTTGAGTTATGTAAACAAGATGAGATTGGTTACAAACTAGATATTTATCCGTTTTACGGTAGTGATGCTTCGGCTGCGATGCGCGCTGGGGCAGACGTTCGTCACGGCTTACTTGGCGCTGGAATTGAAGCGAGTCATGCCTTTGAGCGTACGCATCAAGACTCTATTGATGCGACCGAAAAATTAGTTACAGCCTACTTGTTTAGCCCAATGAGTGAGGACTAA
- a CDS encoding alpha/beta hydrolase, whose amino-acid sequence MKKFFTIVLSLLVLIIAGSAVYLKMATYSATSDVSAAIKEHQTNVTVKEDKLAWQVTPVDSSAKKLPAVIYYPGGLVKPDSYVPFALNLAEAGYPVYIAKMPLNLAVFKANKADQLIDAYNLTDFVIGGHSLGGTMASRFANTTTNIGLKGVFFLASYPDEKGELISKNLPVLSIKGSQDGVLNAENYETARDYLPTTTQYKVIEGGNHGQFGSYGEQEGDKQASITSEEQLTTSSDLMLTWLDALK is encoded by the coding sequence ATGAAAAAATTTTTTACAATTGTTTTAAGTTTACTCGTCTTAATTATCGCAGGTTCAGCCGTTTATTTAAAAATGGCGACCTATTCTGCTACTAGTGACGTCTCTGCTGCCATTAAAGAACATCAAACTAACGTGACAGTTAAAGAAGACAAACTGGCATGGCAAGTCACACCCGTTGATTCAAGTGCCAAAAAATTACCCGCTGTCATCTACTACCCAGGTGGTTTAGTAAAACCTGATAGTTACGTTCCCTTTGCACTTAACTTAGCAGAAGCGGGCTACCCCGTCTATATCGCCAAAATGCCGTTAAATTTAGCTGTCTTTAAAGCCAATAAAGCGGATCAGTTAATCGATGCTTATAACTTAACCGACTTTGTCATTGGAGGGCACTCACTAGGGGGCACAATGGCCAGTCGTTTTGCTAACACGACAACCAATATTGGACTTAAAGGCGTCTTTTTCTTAGCGAGTTACCCCGATGAAAAAGGGGAACTAATCAGCAAAAACTTACCGGTCTTATCCATTAAAGGTAGTCAAGATGGGGTGCTAAATGCTGAAAATTACGAAACAGCTCGTGATTACTTACCCACTACGACTCAGTATAAAGTGATCGAAGGTGGGAACCACGGTCAGTTTGGTAGCTATGGCGAACAAGAAGGTGACAAACAAGCAAGTATTACATCTGAAGAGCAACTAACAACAAGTAGCGACTTAATGCTGACATGGTTAGACGCTCTCAAGTGA
- a CDS encoding GNAT family N-acetyltransferase, with protein sequence MSVPPIKSVNLILAENRFMETEHLLLRPIDLIDVDAMYEYASDEEVSQFVFPTHQSLEETANTIANFFIADSLGKYAIVLKEKQKMIGTIDLQRLDEKNRKAEIGYTLAKDYWGQGLAPEAARQILWLAFDQLKLNVVSALHDVDNPKSGRVMEKIGMKPIGIFPNYLIHKEKNVDMKIYCLTREDYLAQQTK encoded by the coding sequence ATGTCAGTACCACCGATTAAAAGCGTCAATTTAATTTTAGCTGAAAATCGTTTTATGGAAACAGAACACTTGTTGCTTCGCCCAATAGATTTGATCGATGTTGACGCGATGTATGAGTATGCAAGTGATGAAGAGGTGTCGCAGTTTGTCTTTCCAACGCATCAGTCACTTGAAGAAACCGCCAATACGATTGCGAATTTTTTTATTGCCGATAGCTTAGGCAAATATGCGATTGTTTTAAAAGAGAAGCAAAAAATGATTGGAACGATTGATTTACAGCGCCTCGATGAGAAAAATCGTAAAGCAGAGATTGGTTATACTTTGGCTAAAGATTACTGGGGGCAAGGACTAGCACCCGAAGCCGCCCGTCAAATTTTGTGGTTAGCCTTTGACCAATTAAAGTTAAATGTTGTCAGTGCATTGCATGATGTGGACAACCCAAAATCAGGTCGTGTGATGGAAAAAATAGGTATGAAGCCTATTGGCATTTTTCCTAATTATTTAATTCATAAAGAAAAAAATGTGGATATGAAAATTTATTGTCTAACGCGTGAGGATTATTTGGCGCAACAAACAAAATAA
- a CDS encoding MBL fold metallo-hydrolase produces the protein MHVSVLASGSTGNCVYVETPEKKMIVDAGLSGKKITSLLAEIDRTPDELDAIFVTHEHTDHIKGVGILSRKYGIDIYANELTWQAMAKNIGNIALDHRHIFEMGKTMTLGDIDVESFGVSHDAAAPQFYQFHRNNKAFAVLTDTGYCSDRIKGTIKNADAYVIESNHDVEMLRMGGYPWHLKQRILGDKGHLSNEDGALVMTELIGDKTKKLFLGHLSRENNIKELAHMTMNHTLQVHDIDTVNTVKLYDTDPDYATDLFAI, from the coding sequence ATGCACGTAAGTGTTTTGGCGAGTGGTAGTACTGGAAACTGCGTGTATGTAGAAACACCTGAAAAGAAAATGATTGTCGATGCTGGTTTAAGTGGCAAGAAAATCACGAGTTTATTAGCTGAAATTGATCGTACACCTGATGAGCTAGATGCGATTTTTGTGACACATGAGCATACGGACCATATTAAAGGTGTGGGGATTTTATCACGTAAATATGGCATTGATATTTATGCAAACGAATTGACGTGGCAAGCAATGGCCAAAAATATTGGCAATATTGCATTAGATCATCGTCATATTTTTGAAATGGGTAAAACCATGACACTAGGCGACATTGATGTTGAGAGTTTTGGGGTCTCGCATGATGCGGCAGCACCACAATTTTATCAATTTCACCGCAACAATAAGGCGTTTGCGGTGCTGACAGACACGGGTTATTGTAGTGACCGTATCAAAGGGACAATCAAAAACGCTGATGCGTATGTGATTGAAAGTAATCATGACGTGGAGATGTTGCGCATGGGTGGTTATCCATGGCACTTGAAACAACGTATTTTGGGTGATAAGGGCCATTTGTCAAATGAGGATGGCGCGTTAGTCATGACTGAATTAATTGGTGACAAGACGAAGAAATTATTTTTAGGCCATCTGAGTCGTGAAAATAACATCAAAGAATTGGCACATATGACAATGAATCATACGTTACAAGTTCATGATATTGATACCGTTAATACCGTCAAACTATATGACACTGACCCCGATTACGCAACCGACCTCTTCGCAATATAA
- a CDS encoding two-component system regulatory protein YycI, which produces MDFKRVSIIFLITFFVLNIFLGTTYLQGQRSQKLSDLGDLAQIEERLAEENIKYDGSFSTKSLEAYYLSGVSSDLASLTLDGMALYTQNDLNGKSVTRDLSVLPDLIFNEADLVKQTSNFLASDNGVAFGEEYDYRKKLNGSNLSLYYTQDYQGIPFYDEGGSVTVNYQKVQEIPRKYQLTSLTQTHIANIEELREKQNVISEQEAIATLYVNSKLPERSKIQDRILAYTHIFSVDEKNIYLPVWFIWVKTSDDKVQIEKVNAFSNTIITTNVSDVTTN; this is translated from the coding sequence GTGGATTTTAAACGAGTATCCATTATTTTTCTGATTACCTTCTTTGTGTTGAATATCTTTTTAGGGACGACCTATCTTCAAGGACAACGAAGCCAAAAGCTGAGTGATTTAGGCGATTTAGCCCAGATTGAAGAGCGTCTAGCGGAAGAGAATATTAAGTATGACGGTAGCTTTTCAACAAAATCATTAGAAGCTTACTATTTGAGTGGTGTGTCATCAGATTTAGCGTCTCTAACGCTTGACGGGATGGCATTGTATACACAAAATGATTTAAATGGTAAGAGTGTTACACGTGATTTATCCGTCTTACCAGATTTAATCTTTAATGAAGCGGATCTAGTCAAACAAACGTCTAATTTTTTAGCATCTGATAATGGTGTTGCGTTTGGTGAAGAATATGACTATCGTAAAAAACTAAATGGTAGTAACCTATCATTATATTATACGCAAGATTATCAGGGCATTCCCTTCTATGATGAAGGTGGTTCGGTGACGGTCAACTATCAAAAAGTTCAAGAGATACCGAGAAAGTATCAATTAACGAGTTTGACTCAGACACATATCGCGAATATTGAAGAATTACGTGAGAAACAAAACGTTATTAGTGAACAAGAAGCAATTGCGACGTTGTATGTGAATAGTAAATTACCAGAGCGTAGTAAAATCCAAGACCGCATTTTAGCTTACACCCACATTTTTTCTGTTGATGAAAAAAATATTTACTTGCCTGTGTGGTTTATTTGGGTAAAAACGAGCGATGATAAAGTACAAATAGAAAAAGTTAATGCCTTTTCTAATACGATTATTACAACAAATGTCTCAGACGTGACGACAAATTAA
- a CDS encoding YycH family regulatory protein: protein MGLNWSYKLVRTLLILMIGISIFLSSLIWAQSSRTSVGNYADNVTTTIKAFAEKEVFVPVRLVRHLPDDKLLYTNRESIMQKVTEELSTLDYDLIKQEAIADNEAYREFVAKKGTIELMFGDLLNLPYFLSAFDFKIAADDHLMFNRMILNYQDETLSFLNDEDYTIWTSHYQGSLASFRELILDKNTEYFEVESKTNFGDRIFYNITSEIKLKKYSYILETQAYSVFSKLLFEPGQDIIPSDDASKNLYFSTAKGQSLAIENQTGVIKFENPAGIEEEKNSDEELATNIYGRTFDYLNKLGKMIGNIHYFETNNSQVVYRQYVEGYPIFSDFERGRVTVTESNQETTMKMNQNTILVPIPLDEEVQVANTNEVVEQLRLAGVNFDLVSGMQIGYTWLNEPGQDKQIVNLSPEWYIKYQGGWETVSTVIQSVTEGGEV from the coding sequence ATGGGATTAAATTGGTCGTATAAACTGGTCCGAACCTTGCTTATTTTAATGATAGGCATTAGTATCTTTTTATCGAGTTTAATTTGGGCGCAATCAAGTCGAACCTCAGTTGGCAATTATGCTGATAATGTGACGACTACTATCAAAGCATTTGCTGAAAAAGAAGTCTTTGTTCCTGTACGTTTAGTCCGTCATTTACCAGATGATAAGTTACTTTACACGAACCGTGAAAGTATTATGCAAAAAGTGACAGAAGAATTAAGTACGCTAGATTACGATTTAATAAAACAAGAAGCCATTGCTGATAATGAAGCCTATCGTGAGTTTGTAGCCAAAAAAGGCACGATTGAGTTGATGTTTGGCGACCTGCTAAACTTACCGTATTTTCTGTCGGCATTTGATTTTAAAATCGCTGCAGATGATCATTTAATGTTTAACCGTATGATTTTAAATTATCAAGATGAAACATTATCGTTTTTAAATGATGAAGATTATACAATTTGGACAAGTCACTATCAAGGAAGTTTAGCCAGTTTTCGCGAATTGATTTTAGATAAAAATACAGAGTACTTTGAAGTTGAAAGTAAAACCAACTTTGGTGACCGTATATTTTATAATATTACTTCTGAAATTAAATTAAAAAAATATAGTTATATTCTCGAAACACAGGCGTATTCCGTCTTTTCAAAATTACTGTTCGAGCCAGGTCAAGATATTATTCCATCAGATGATGCGAGTAAAAATTTGTATTTTTCAACGGCCAAAGGTCAATCACTAGCGATTGAAAATCAGACGGGAGTTATTAAATTTGAAAATCCTGCTGGTATCGAAGAGGAAAAGAATTCGGATGAGGAACTTGCGACGAATATTTATGGACGCACCTTTGATTATTTAAACAAACTAGGTAAGATGATTGGGAATATTCATTATTTTGAAACGAACAATTCGCAAGTCGTTTACCGACAATATGTTGAGGGTTATCCAATCTTTAGTGATTTTGAGCGCGGACGTGTCACCGTAACTGAAAGCAATCAAGAGACCACTATGAAGATGAATCAAAATACAATCTTAGTGCCGATTCCTTTAGATGAGGAAGTTCAGGTAGCGAATACCAACGAAGTCGTGGAACAATTGCGTTTGGCAGGTGTTAATTTTGATTTAGTAAGTGGCATGCAGATTGGTTATACGTGGTTGAATGAGCCAGGTCAAGATAAACAAATCGTTAATTTATCCCCAGAGTGGTATATTAAGTATCAAGGTGGATGGGAAACTGTCTCTACCGTTATTCAATCGGTAACAGAAGGAGGCGAAGTATAG
- the walK gene encoding cell wall metabolism sensor histidine kinase WalK: MEKKINFFQSVHFKIALVFVLLLLVSVEIIGAIFIRELEQTTITNFKTGVDVQVEQLAANLSNELSSETEDDSNLKRLVNDFVQNDILEVRVIDEKGIVRATSEITDQNDVGKKNDYGSLTNVDERGIEQKDATTGKRVYRKNQQIYSPSGTSVMGAVYVKSDLEAKYKEISNITLIFFTASMIAMAISVTIAILVARGITKPIGEMQQQAKRIANGDYSVQVDVYGRDELGLLGETFNELSDHVKEAHETLESERHRLDGVLSHMTDGVVATDRRGKVIIINEMAQLLLDTTPEEALSKNIVDLLGIDPSYTFRQLVEEENERLIDISEENEEPTILKADFAMIRRESGFISGLVCVLHDVTEQEKSERERREFVSNVSHELRTPLTSMRSYLEALSDGAWQSEELAPKFINVSLEETDRMIRMITDLLELSRMDNKKLVLQKELVNLNEMFKFVIERFEMMIMSQNLNYTIKREFTGRTIWIDADSDKMIQVLDNIMNNAIKYSPDGGQITCSLLETHNNVIISITDQGMGIPRRDLRRVFDRFFRVDKARSRAMGGSGLGLAISKEVIQSHGGTIWAESEEGKGSTFIISLPYVPMEEDDLWD; the protein is encoded by the coding sequence ATGGAAAAAAAGATTAATTTTTTCCAGTCGGTTCATTTTAAAATAGCTTTGGTGTTTGTACTACTGTTACTTGTATCAGTGGAGATCATCGGAGCTATTTTTATTCGTGAATTAGAACAAACCACGATTACTAACTTCAAGACAGGTGTTGATGTACAAGTCGAACAGTTAGCGGCTAATTTAAGCAATGAATTGTCTTCTGAAACGGAAGATGACTCAAATTTAAAGCGCTTGGTCAACGATTTTGTTCAAAATGACATTTTGGAAGTTCGGGTAATCGACGAAAAAGGGATTGTTCGCGCAACAAGCGAAATTACGGATCAAAATGACGTCGGAAAAAAGAATGACTATGGTAGTTTGACTAACGTAGATGAACGTGGGATTGAACAAAAAGACGCTACCACAGGGAAACGTGTGTATCGTAAAAATCAGCAAATTTACTCGCCTTCTGGTACATCAGTAATGGGGGCAGTCTATGTCAAAAGTGATTTAGAAGCCAAATACAAAGAAATCAGTAATATTACCTTGATTTTCTTCACCGCTTCGATGATTGCGATGGCGATTTCGGTGACGATTGCGATTTTAGTAGCGCGAGGTATTACTAAGCCTATTGGCGAGATGCAACAACAAGCGAAACGAATTGCCAACGGAGACTATTCGGTGCAAGTCGATGTCTACGGACGCGATGAGCTGGGGCTATTAGGAGAGACGTTCAATGAATTGTCTGATCACGTTAAAGAAGCTCACGAAACGTTGGAATCTGAGCGTCATCGTTTAGATGGTGTGCTATCACACATGACCGATGGGGTAGTAGCAACAGATCGCCGTGGTAAAGTAATTATTATTAATGAGATGGCGCAGTTGTTATTAGATACTACACCTGAAGAAGCCCTGTCAAAAAATATTGTAGATTTATTAGGGATAGATCCAAGTTATACCTTCCGTCAATTAGTGGAAGAAGAGAATGAACGTTTGATTGATATTTCTGAAGAGAATGAAGAACCAACCATTTTAAAAGCCGATTTTGCGATGATTCGTCGAGAATCAGGTTTTATTAGTGGGTTAGTATGCGTGCTACATGATGTGACGGAACAAGAAAAGAGTGAACGTGAACGTCGTGAATTCGTATCGAATGTTTCGCATGAATTACGTACCCCTTTAACAAGTATGCGTAGCTATTTAGAAGCATTATCTGATGGTGCATGGCAAAGTGAAGAACTAGCACCTAAGTTTATTAATGTTAGTCTTGAAGAAACTGACCGCATGATTCGTATGATTACGGACTTGCTTGAGTTATCAAGAATGGATAATAAAAAATTGGTATTACAAAAAGAATTAGTTAACTTAAACGAGATGTTTAAATTTGTCATTGAGCGTTTTGAGATGATGATTATGAGCCAAAACTTGAATTACACGATTAAACGTGAATTTACTGGTCGGACGATTTGGATTGATGCTGACTCAGATAAAATGATTCAAGTATTGGATAATATTATGAATAATGCTATCAAATATTCACCAGATGGTGGCCAAATTACATGTAGTCTACTAGAAACCCACAACAATGTGATTATTAGTATCACTGACCAAGGAATGGGAATCCCACGACGTGATTTACGTCGCGTTTTCGATCGTTTCTTCCGTGTAGACAAAGCGCGTTCGCGTGCAATGGGCGGTTCTGGCTTGGGCTTAGCCATTTCTAAAGAAGTTATTCAAAGTCATGGTGGAACAATTTGGGCAGAAAGTGAAGAGGGTAAAGGCTCTACCTTTATTATCTCATTACCATATGTGCCAATGGAGGAGGATGACTTATGGGATTAA
- the yycF gene encoding response regulator YycF: MRKILVVDDEKPISDIVKFNLTKEGYEVYTAYDGEEALERVEEVEPDLILLDLMLPKKDGLEVCREVRKNHDMPIIMVTAKDSEIDKVLGLELGADDYVTKPFSNRELVARVKANLRRQGTNSAKEEEEESNELEIGDLTIHPDAYIVSKRGEKIELTHREFELLHYLAKHLGQVMTREHLLQTVWGYDYFGDVRTVDVTVRRLREKVEDNPSHPTWLITRRGVGYYLRNPEQD, from the coding sequence ATGAGAAAAATTCTAGTAGTCGATGATGAAAAACCGATTTCGGATATTGTGAAGTTTAATTTAACAAAAGAAGGTTATGAGGTTTACACTGCTTACGATGGCGAAGAAGCGCTAGAACGCGTGGAAGAAGTTGAGCCAGACTTAATCTTGCTTGATTTAATGCTACCGAAAAAAGATGGTCTAGAAGTATGTCGAGAAGTTCGTAAGAATCATGACATGCCAATCATTATGGTAACAGCAAAGGATTCAGAAATTGATAAGGTTTTAGGGTTAGAATTAGGGGCGGATGACTATGTTACCAAGCCGTTTTCTAATCGTGAGTTAGTTGCTCGTGTCAAAGCTAACTTGCGTCGTCAAGGAACAAATAGTGCCAAAGAAGAAGAGGAAGAGTCTAATGAACTTGAAATTGGTGATTTAACGATTCATCCAGATGCCTATATTGTGTCAAAACGTGGCGAAAAAATTGAATTAACACACCGTGAGTTTGAATTGCTACATTATTTGGCGAAACATTTAGGTCAAGTAATGACGCGTGAACATTTATTGCAAACCGTTTGGGGCTATGACTATTTTGGTGATGTCCGAACAGTTGACGTAACCGTTCGTCGTTTACGTGAGAAAGTTGAAGATAATCCGAGTCACCCAACGTGGTTAATTACCCGTCGTGGCGTGGGATATTATTTAAGAAATCCAGAACAAGACTAG